In the genome of Pseudarthrobacter sp. IC2-21, one region contains:
- a CDS encoding SDR family NAD(P)-dependent oxidoreductase, which yields MFGKVALVTGASRGIGAAIADALARAGAHVVLTARDQDALSRQVQVLKSDGLQATAVPADVRDEASVKALLAEIRERCGRLDAAVNNAAGGGRPPAPLGEWTVEDFDGAIAVNLRGVFLCLKYEIELMLETGTGAAIVNMSSTAGEQGVAGLTGYTASKFGVGGLTRVAALDYAAQGIRVNAIAPGPILTDRLAAAGQAAQDGVAATVPLGRIGVPGDVAAAALWLCSDQSSFVTGTVLTVDGGRLAGTPAFKVSG from the coding sequence ATGTTTGGGAAGGTCGCCCTGGTTACTGGGGCGAGCCGGGGCATCGGGGCAGCCATCGCGGACGCCTTGGCACGCGCCGGTGCACACGTTGTTCTAACCGCGCGGGATCAGGATGCTTTGTCGCGCCAGGTGCAGGTCCTGAAGTCGGACGGGCTCCAGGCCACGGCCGTCCCCGCTGACGTCAGGGACGAGGCTTCTGTGAAGGCTCTTCTGGCGGAAATTCGTGAGCGGTGCGGACGTCTGGATGCCGCGGTGAATAACGCCGCGGGCGGCGGCCGGCCGCCGGCACCGTTAGGCGAGTGGACGGTTGAAGACTTCGACGGGGCCATCGCCGTGAACCTGCGCGGAGTCTTCCTGTGCCTGAAGTACGAAATCGAACTCATGCTTGAGACCGGAACCGGTGCAGCGATTGTGAACATGTCATCCACCGCTGGAGAGCAGGGCGTCGCCGGCCTCACCGGGTACACTGCGAGCAAGTTCGGGGTCGGTGGCCTCACCCGCGTGGCGGCCCTGGACTACGCCGCCCAGGGAATCCGGGTGAATGCGATTGCTCCCGGACCGATACTTACCGACCGGCTCGCCGCTGCAGGGCAGGCGGCCCAGGACGGGGTTGCCGCGACCGTACCGCTGGGCCGGATCGGTGTTCCCGGCGATGTTGCCGCCGCAGCCCTCTGGCTGTGCTCAGACCAGTCCTCGTTCGTCACCGGGACCGTGCTTACCGTCGACGGTGGCCGGCTCGCAGGAACACCGGCGTTCAAGGTCAGCGGTTGA
- a CDS encoding LPXTG cell wall anchor domain-containing protein, with translation MNTAIPASGAALAYTGLNIGAGLLTALGILLIGAAMIALVRRNPAARP, from the coding sequence ATGAACACCGCCATCCCCGCGTCCGGCGCGGCCCTGGCCTACACCGGCCTCAACATCGGCGCAGGCCTGCTGACAGCCCTCGGGATTCTGCTGATCGGCGCAGCAATGATCGCACTCGTCCGCCGAAACCCCGCCGCGCGGCCCTAA
- a CDS encoding cytoplasmic protein, which produces MAKDPVQTNPANYRVAFENERVRVLEYVDSPGHATTEHNHPDSVMITLSSFRRRISSNGNSMEVELPAGVARWVPAQQHSGENIGATDTHTFFIELKESRPSPDGATEHLGPTPS; this is translated from the coding sequence ATGGCAAAGGATCCGGTCCAGACCAACCCGGCTAATTATCGGGTGGCCTTTGAAAATGAACGTGTACGCGTGCTCGAGTATGTCGACTCCCCCGGGCACGCGACAACCGAACACAACCACCCCGACAGCGTGATGATCACGCTTAGTTCTTTCCGCCGCCGGATCTCGTCCAACGGGAATTCAATGGAGGTGGAGCTACCTGCCGGAGTCGCGCGCTGGGTGCCCGCACAGCAGCACTCCGGAGAAAACATCGGGGCGACCGACACCCACACGTTCTTCATCGAACTCAAAGAATCCCGCCCGTCTCCCGATGGTGCGACAGAACACTTGGGACCGACACCCTCCTAG
- a CDS encoding phenylacetate--CoA ligase family protein, protein MGTPRGDVLRDRRGDARRVWWDAYRTHRRGREAIRTGQRERLADLLAFAREHSAYYLELYRGLPERVEDVTVLPVTDKPTLMAHFDQVLTDPAVTRAAVEEFVADPARIGERFAGKYLVATTAGTTGTRGLFVLDDRYWAVTSGLITRLAAGWLSVRQLVRLLSSRANVAMVVATGGHFLSVAASTREMREKPRRHRQLRILSVHRPLPGLVAELNAIRPVVLGAYGSALRLLASEQEAGRLRVSPLLVLSTAEGLPPDERVRLERAFAAPVREIYGCTESGYVASGCAEGWLHLLEDWVILEPVDADRRPVPPGVVSHTVLLTNLANRILPILRYDVGDRVLMKPVPCVCGNPAPALRVEGRSSDVLVFPIADGQGTVAVPPLALATVLDGTPGVELFQIVQTAPAHLSVRLRPELGADAEQVRAAVQQGITDLLTGLGLGHVAVEPSSETPQQTAGGKYRTIIPLAPTSRPTPPSS, encoded by the coding sequence ATGGGAACACCACGAGGAGATGTGCTCCGGGACCGTCGGGGCGATGCGCGGCGGGTGTGGTGGGACGCGTATCGCACCCACCGACGCGGCAGAGAGGCCATCCGTACCGGGCAGCGGGAGCGTCTGGCGGACCTGCTGGCGTTTGCCCGCGAGCATTCGGCCTATTACCTGGAACTGTACCGGGGGCTGCCTGAACGGGTTGAGGACGTCACTGTTTTGCCGGTGACGGATAAGCCCACGTTGATGGCCCACTTCGATCAGGTGCTTACGGACCCCGCGGTCACCCGTGCAGCGGTTGAGGAGTTCGTGGCGGACCCAGCCCGGATCGGGGAGCGGTTCGCGGGGAAGTACTTGGTGGCCACCACCGCCGGAACCACTGGAACCCGGGGTTTGTTCGTGCTCGATGACCGCTATTGGGCAGTAACTTCGGGGCTGATTACGCGGTTGGCCGCTGGTTGGCTGTCGGTGCGTCAGCTGGTGCGGCTTCTCTCCTCAAGGGCCAATGTTGCGATGGTGGTAGCCACAGGCGGGCACTTCCTGTCCGTGGCTGCGAGTACCCGGGAGATGCGGGAAAAGCCCCGGCGCCACCGGCAGCTGCGGATTCTTTCGGTCCATCGCCCCCTGCCCGGCTTGGTGGCCGAACTAAACGCTATCCGCCCGGTGGTGCTTGGCGCCTATGGAAGTGCGCTGCGCCTGCTGGCCAGCGAGCAGGAAGCAGGACGGCTGCGGGTTAGCCCGTTGTTGGTGCTGAGCACTGCTGAGGGCCTGCCGCCGGACGAACGGGTTCGCCTTGAGCGTGCCTTTGCGGCGCCGGTGCGGGAAATATATGGCTGCACCGAGTCCGGCTATGTCGCCTCCGGTTGCGCCGAGGGCTGGTTGCACCTACTCGAGGACTGGGTGATTCTTGAACCCGTCGACGCCGACCGCCGCCCCGTGCCGCCGGGGGTGGTCTCACACACCGTACTTCTGACGAACCTGGCCAACCGCATCCTACCGATCCTGCGCTATGACGTCGGGGACAGGGTGTTAATGAAGCCGGTCCCGTGCGTATGCGGTAATCCGGCGCCCGCTTTGCGCGTGGAAGGACGGTCCTCCGATGTGCTCGTCTTTCCCATCGCCGACGGCCAGGGCACGGTCGCAGTACCCCCGCTGGCGCTGGCCACCGTCCTCGACGGGACCCCCGGGGTGGAGCTGTTCCAGATAGTCCAGACTGCTCCTGCCCATCTTTCCGTCCGCCTGCGCCCAGAATTGGGCGCGGACGCCGAGCAGGTGCGGGCAGCGGTCCAACAGGGGATCACTGACCTGCTTACCGGCCTCGGTCTGGGCCACGTCGCCGTGGAGCCAAGCTCAGAGACCCCGCAACAGACTGCGGGCGGCAAATACCGCACAATCATCCCTCTAGCGCCCACAAGCCGTCCGACGCCCCCGTCATCGTGA
- a CDS encoding glycosyltransferase family 2 protein: MSMSAALPLVVDARDRRSVRAAGQITSPAPAPGKTTTAASGLRMVVLVPAYNEAGSIGATLDGLMIQVRPADLIVVVPNGCTDETAREARKYPVTVMELPRLEHRKSEALNRAWAEYAYDADIVICLDADTVLPPNALAAWDREFADESAAILGGSSSKFTMQDPGLLSRLQKAEFATWTDTTLRLGRTSVLAGTGCAINNEVLRRIAAREDRDGPWVYTSQVEDFELTYRIRELGYVCQVSPDVRAYTDSMKSLKALWGQRMKWQVGTVEDLLALGFNRLTLRDWAQQAMGLLGVFLKLLWIIVIVLSITLGAFQVVLFWWLVPILFVALDIKRALRIPHRDWKDILIAATFFPQEIFMWLRSGWFIASWWAVLITKITRRRIDRWEAQYTAEEIN, encoded by the coding sequence ATGTCCATGTCCGCCGCCCTGCCGTTGGTAGTTGATGCAAGGGACCGCCGGAGCGTCCGAGCCGCCGGGCAGATCACGTCGCCAGCCCCAGCGCCGGGGAAGACGACCACCGCCGCTTCCGGGCTGCGGATGGTGGTCCTGGTTCCGGCGTATAACGAGGCCGGATCAATCGGGGCAACGCTTGACGGCCTGATGATCCAAGTCCGGCCGGCGGATCTGATCGTGGTGGTGCCGAACGGTTGCACGGATGAGACGGCCCGCGAAGCGCGCAAATATCCGGTCACAGTGATGGAGCTGCCCCGCCTGGAACACCGCAAGTCCGAGGCGCTGAACCGCGCCTGGGCAGAGTACGCCTATGACGCGGATATCGTCATCTGCCTGGACGCCGATACGGTGTTGCCGCCGAACGCGCTGGCGGCCTGGGACCGCGAATTTGCTGATGAATCAGCGGCGATCCTGGGAGGTTCTTCCTCGAAGTTCACCATGCAGGACCCCGGCCTACTCAGCCGGCTGCAAAAGGCCGAGTTCGCGACCTGGACCGACACCACGCTGCGCCTGGGCCGGACGAGCGTGCTGGCTGGAACCGGCTGCGCCATCAACAACGAGGTCCTGAGGCGCATCGCCGCCCGAGAGGACCGGGACGGCCCCTGGGTATATACCTCCCAGGTTGAAGACTTTGAGCTGACCTACCGAATCCGGGAGCTTGGGTATGTCTGCCAGGTTTCACCGGACGTGCGGGCCTACACCGATTCCATGAAGTCCCTCAAGGCCCTCTGGGGTCAGCGGATGAAATGGCAGGTCGGCACCGTCGAGGATCTGCTCGCCCTGGGGTTCAACCGCCTGACGCTGCGCGACTGGGCCCAGCAGGCCATGGGCCTGTTAGGCGTCTTCCTCAAACTTCTGTGGATCATCGTCATCGTCCTCTCCATAACTCTCGGGGCTTTCCAGGTCGTTCTGTTCTGGTGGCTCGTGCCCATCCTGTTTGTGGCACTGGACATCAAACGGGCACTGCGGATACCGCACCGCGACTGGAAAGACATCCTGATTGCGGCGACCTTCTTCCCGCAGGAAATTTTCATGTGGCTGCGCTCGGGATGGTTCATTGCCTCCTGGTGGGCAGTACTAATCACCAAGATCACCCGGCGGCGCATCGACCGCTGGGAAGCGCAATACACAGCAGAGGAAATCAACTAA
- a CDS encoding MBL fold metallo-hydrolase yields MGNTKGHISLLQEDDGILFVGDAVATVTGTLTRAPSAFTADADEAELSLRKLSELHPARMLFAHGPGILDPVSQLLELLATNGEGIVATLCAGASRCRRRGTRSAQRVGGPSGQRCRPLRWPVLPARDDVQGIPVGGGRAPTAASCRRRCSQAPSAFSAVPARPLLAVGPPPCGTR; encoded by the coding sequence CTGGGCAACACGAAGGGCCACATCAGCCTGCTGCAGGAGGATGATGGAATCCTGTTTGTCGGGGATGCGGTAGCCACCGTGACAGGGACTTTGACCCGTGCACCTTCGGCGTTCACCGCGGACGCTGACGAAGCTGAACTTTCGCTGCGCAAACTCAGCGAACTGCATCCAGCCAGGATGCTTTTCGCTCACGGGCCCGGGATCCTGGACCCGGTCTCCCAGCTTCTAGAACTACTAGCCACAAACGGGGAGGGAATCGTCGCCACCCTTTGTGCCGGGGCCAGTCGTTGCCGGCGGCGCGGTACTCGATCAGCTCAGCGAGTCGGCGGCCCGAGCGGGCAGCGTTGTCGGCCTCTCAGGTGGCCGGTACTCCCAGCCCGGGACGATGTTCAAGGCATCCCGGTGGGCGGGGGAAGGGCACCTACTGCGGCGTCCTGCCGGCGGCGGTGCAGCCAAGCACCCAGTGCCTTTTCCGCGGTGCCTGCCCGCCCGTTGTTGGCGGTCGGCCCTCCGCCTTGTGGAACGCGATGA
- a CDS encoding Y-family DNA polymerase: MSKPALMRQMPQIAHVDVNCFYASAERAFDPSLEGRPVVVLSNNDGCAVTRSPEAKALGIPLGEPWFKLAPRAKEWGLVALSSNYELYGDISARVMELLGRYSAWLEVYSIDEAFLGVKGTPPELLALGSEMRTAVRRNVGVPVCVGIAATKTLAKLANKWAKNNRAFGGVCHWDSIPASEREGLMGRLSVIEIWGVATRLTKRLNVMGIFSILDLSRADPVMIRDRFSVVMMRTVLELQGTPCIPMEEERIGRDQLIFSRSFATPITTAAGIRQVMSVYGQQASARLAKVLTAFAGTSHYNAQDTSYPSVCVPLPMPTADPVILTKAAHALLPSVNEGIRYARAGIMVTDLRPTGNQPPLALFENPHEERHIGSLLEDVAKRYGRGSIGLGHAGIRGGRDWTMKRDMLSPRYTTHWDELPLVKAA, translated from the coding sequence ATGTCTAAGCCGGCTTTGATGCGGCAGATGCCGCAGATCGCGCACGTGGACGTGAACTGCTTCTACGCCTCCGCCGAACGGGCCTTCGACCCGTCGCTGGAGGGCCGGCCTGTTGTGGTGCTGTCCAACAATGACGGCTGTGCCGTCACCCGCTCCCCCGAAGCCAAAGCCCTCGGCATCCCGCTTGGCGAGCCCTGGTTCAAACTCGCACCCAGGGCCAAGGAATGGGGGCTGGTTGCCCTGTCCAGCAACTACGAGCTCTACGGCGACATCAGCGCCCGGGTCATGGAACTGCTGGGCCGCTACTCAGCGTGGCTCGAGGTTTACAGCATCGACGAGGCCTTCCTCGGCGTCAAAGGCACCCCGCCCGAACTCCTCGCCCTGGGGAGTGAGATGAGGACCGCGGTCCGGCGGAACGTCGGCGTGCCCGTCTGCGTCGGCATTGCCGCTACCAAGACCCTCGCGAAGCTGGCGAACAAGTGGGCGAAGAACAACCGGGCGTTCGGCGGGGTCTGCCACTGGGACTCCATCCCCGCATCAGAACGCGAAGGGCTCATGGGCCGGCTCTCGGTGATCGAGATCTGGGGTGTCGCCACCCGGCTGACGAAGCGGCTGAACGTGATGGGTATTTTTTCGATCCTGGACTTGTCCCGGGCCGATCCGGTGATGATCCGGGACCGCTTCTCCGTTGTGATGATGCGCACCGTCCTGGAACTCCAGGGCACCCCGTGCATCCCCATGGAGGAAGAACGCATCGGGCGGGACCAGCTGATCTTCTCCCGCTCCTTCGCCACACCCATCACCACCGCCGCCGGGATCCGCCAGGTCATGAGCGTCTACGGGCAGCAGGCGTCCGCCCGGCTGGCCAAGGTCCTGACCGCATTCGCCGGAACCTCCCACTACAACGCGCAGGACACCTCCTACCCCTCGGTCTGTGTGCCGCTGCCGATGCCCACCGCCGACCCCGTGATCCTGACCAAGGCCGCCCACGCCCTCCTCCCCTCCGTCAACGAGGGCATCCGGTACGCCAGGGCCGGGATCATGGTCACCGACCTGCGGCCCACCGGCAACCAGCCACCCCTGGCCTTGTTCGAGAACCCGCACGAGGAACGCCACATCGGGTCCCTCCTCGAAGACGTCGCCAAGCGGTACGGCCGCGGCTCCATCGGCCTCGGCCACGCCGGGATCCGCGGCGGGCGGGACTGGACCATGAAACGGGACATGCTCTCACCCCGGTACACCACCCACTGGGACGAACTCCCCCTCGTCAAGGCCGCCTAA
- a CDS encoding translesion error-prone DNA polymerase V autoproteolytic subunit yields MGVIVGPRVIDAGVSLLSVLISPVPVAAGYPSPAQDYFDGRIDLNEHLIKDITSTYVVRVSGDSMERAGISDGDELIVNRALEPRDGCVVIAVLDGELTIKRLRMTPAGVVLQAENPAYPDIRVPALSDLIIWGVATRCLHHV; encoded by the coding sequence GTGGGCGTTATTGTCGGTCCCCGCGTGATAGACGCGGGCGTGTCTTTGTTGTCGGTGCTGATCTCCCCGGTGCCGGTCGCTGCCGGGTACCCCTCGCCGGCACAGGACTACTTTGATGGCCGGATCGATCTGAACGAGCACCTGATCAAGGACATCACCAGCACCTACGTGGTCCGGGTCTCCGGAGACTCGATGGAACGCGCCGGGATCAGCGATGGCGATGAACTGATCGTGAATCGGGCGCTGGAGCCGCGCGACGGGTGCGTGGTCATCGCCGTGCTGGACGGGGAGCTGACGATCAAGCGGCTGCGGATGACCCCGGCCGGGGTGGTGCTGCAGGCGGAGAACCCGGCCTATCCGGACATCCGGGTACCAGCCTTGTCTGACCTGATCATCTGGGGTGTCGCCACCCGGTGCCTGCACCATGTCTAA
- a CDS encoding glycosyl hydrolase codes for MKILTAALAVCAGLTLTGVQPVQAAPATAQVLLSPASGPAGSAVTVSGTGFKVSTSGTVIAGSTTFAFRTASNGSFSTSITVPAAATGKLTITAKTSSVQASSVFTVTAAAPAALPPVSTAGLRFGVATSGGPLASGELDDVSRVAGESPSSILFYKDFLQAPPIAEMDAARARGAVPLVTWEPWAWGGGLDQPAYALDRITAGDFDARITQWGQALAAWGHPLQLRFAHEMNGDWYPWAEGVNGNAAGDYVQAWRHVHDVVAATGASNVSWVWSPNVPYWGSTDLSGLFPGAGYVDVVALDGYNWGTSASWSGWISPQDLFAPGIAQLRSLAPGTPILIAETASSEAGGSKPAWNTDLISYLAAQPDVMGFVWFHMQKEADWRINSSDASAAAFKSGLAARRAS; via the coding sequence CAGCACCGGCAACCGCCCAGGTTCTGCTTAGCCCTGCCTCCGGGCCGGCCGGATCCGCTGTCACCGTCAGCGGCACCGGGTTCAAGGTCTCGACCTCGGGAACCGTCATCGCAGGCTCGACGACGTTCGCCTTCCGGACGGCGTCAAACGGTTCGTTCAGCACATCGATCACCGTCCCGGCAGCAGCGACGGGAAAGCTGACGATTACTGCGAAGACTTCATCCGTTCAGGCTTCCTCCGTCTTTACCGTGACCGCGGCCGCACCGGCGGCGCTTCCGCCCGTCAGCACGGCCGGCCTGCGTTTCGGGGTCGCCACCAGCGGCGGGCCCCTGGCCAGTGGCGAGCTCGATGATGTGTCCCGGGTTGCCGGCGAAAGCCCGTCCAGCATTCTCTTCTACAAGGATTTTCTCCAGGCACCGCCCATCGCTGAGATGGACGCGGCACGGGCCCGTGGTGCCGTGCCCCTGGTGACGTGGGAGCCGTGGGCCTGGGGCGGGGGGCTGGACCAGCCGGCTTATGCGCTCGACAGGATCACGGCCGGGGACTTTGATGCGCGCATCACCCAGTGGGGGCAGGCTCTGGCCGCCTGGGGTCATCCGCTGCAGTTGCGCTTCGCGCATGAGATGAACGGCGACTGGTACCCCTGGGCAGAAGGAGTTAATGGCAACGCGGCGGGCGACTATGTTCAGGCCTGGCGCCACGTGCACGACGTCGTCGCTGCCACCGGCGCATCCAATGTGTCCTGGGTATGGAGCCCCAATGTTCCCTATTGGGGTTCCACCGATTTGTCCGGCCTTTTCCCGGGCGCCGGATACGTGGACGTCGTCGCGCTGGATGGGTACAACTGGGGTACGTCCGCGTCGTGGAGTGGCTGGATTTCACCGCAGGATCTGTTCGCACCCGGAATCGCCCAGTTGAGGTCACTCGCGCCGGGCACTCCGATTCTGATCGCCGAGACAGCCTCCAGTGAAGCTGGCGGATCAAAGCCCGCATGGAACACGGATCTGATCTCGTATCTGGCCGCGCAGCCGGACGTGATGGGTTTCGTTTGGTTCCATATGCAGAAGGAAGCTGACTGGCGCATTAACAGCAGTGACGCCTCGGCGGCAGCCTTCAAGTCCGGGCTGGCGGCGCGCCGGGCGTCCTAG